A window from Chryseobacterium vaccae encodes these proteins:
- a CDS encoding serine hydrolase, protein MKQKFSFFLLLLAVGFSNAQVEEKKLDELIQNTLKTFDVPGMSVGIVKDGKVIYSKGFGQRSLTTKQPMDDNTLVGIASNSKGFTCTALAILADEGKLNWDDKVSKYIPEFQMYDPYVSQNVTVKDLVTHRAGLGLGQGDLMFFPEGGSMTVNDIVHNVRYLKPENPFRTTLDYNNIMFIIAGEVIHRISGLSWAEFIEQKIMKPVGMTSSYGSYNKAKAVSNKIDAHAPVDGKAVAVPHDWNETANAAGGIMSNIKDMTTWADCLLNNFTTKDGKKLVSDKNVQQLWSLQIPDRVAMKNPYDTSFYGYGLGWFLSDVKGHKQIQHTGGLIGTVTQFTLIPDLKLGIVVLTNQQSGAAFNTITNTVKDSYLGIADRNWLKTYGERMAKVNAEYEKQKKEAFAKSEAFKKDKNLQPKAEQFVGKYNDEWFGDVEISQQGSTYRIICKNSPRLKGELLPYSNNTFIIKWDDRSYDADAYIIFAYDENGKAESAKLKAISDITDFSFDFDDLNLKRK, encoded by the coding sequence ATGAAGCAGAAATTTTCTTTTTTCCTTCTTCTTTTGGCGGTGGGATTTTCCAATGCCCAGGTGGAAGAAAAAAAACTGGATGAACTGATCCAGAATACTCTGAAAACCTTCGATGTTCCCGGAATGTCTGTAGGAATTGTAAAAGATGGAAAAGTGATCTATTCTAAAGGTTTTGGGCAGCGCTCTTTAACTACAAAACAGCCGATGGATGACAATACACTGGTAGGTATTGCTTCCAACTCCAAAGGGTTCACCTGTACCGCTCTGGCCATCTTAGCAGATGAAGGAAAACTGAATTGGGACGATAAAGTTTCAAAATATATCCCTGAGTTTCAAATGTACGATCCGTATGTTTCCCAAAATGTAACGGTAAAAGATCTTGTAACCCACAGAGCCGGATTAGGATTAGGACAGGGTGATCTGATGTTTTTCCCGGAAGGTGGAAGCATGACCGTGAATGATATTGTACACAACGTACGTTATTTGAAGCCTGAAAACCCTTTTAGAACAACGCTGGACTATAATAATATTATGTTTATCATTGCCGGAGAAGTTATTCACAGGATCTCCGGTTTAAGCTGGGCAGAATTTATTGAACAGAAAATCATGAAGCCGGTAGGGATGACCTCCAGCTATGGCAGCTATAACAAAGCAAAAGCAGTATCCAATAAAATTGATGCCCATGCTCCTGTAGATGGTAAAGCAGTAGCCGTTCCGCATGACTGGAATGAGACCGCTAATGCAGCAGGCGGAATTATGAGCAATATTAAAGATATGACTACCTGGGCAGATTGTCTTTTAAATAATTTCACTACTAAAGACGGCAAAAAACTGGTTTCAGATAAAAATGTACAGCAGTTGTGGAGCCTTCAGATTCCGGATAGAGTAGCGATGAAAAATCCTTATGACACCAGTTTCTATGGATATGGATTGGGATGGTTCTTAAGTGATGTGAAAGGACATAAACAGATACAGCATACCGGCGGATTAATAGGAACTGTTACCCAGTTCACCCTTATTCCGGATCTGAAATTGGGAATTGTAGTATTGACTAATCAACAGTCGGGAGCGGCTTTCAATACCATCACCAATACCGTAAAAGATTCTTATCTGGGAATTGCAGACAGAAACTGGCTGAAAACTTACGGAGAGAGAATGGCAAAAGTGAATGCTGAATATGAGAAGCAGAAAAAAGAAGCTTTTGCAAAATCTGAAGCTTTCAAAAAAGATAAAAACCTGCAGCCTAAAGCCGAACAGTTTGTAGGAAAGTATAATGACGAATGGTTTGGAGATGTGGAAATTTCACAACAGGGAAGTACCTACAGAATTATCTGTAAAAATTCACCAAGACTGAAGGGAGAATTGCTGCCTTATTCCAATAATACATTTATCATCAAATGGGACGACAGAAGCTACGATGCCGATGCCTATATTATTTT